Proteins from a single region of Acidobacteriota bacterium:
- a CDS encoding CBS domain-containing protein: MAKTPIVRKYMKKASKTFRENEEMAPCMSILARSSFAAIPVVNDDGEVVGLLTEKDVIRTIINWAYDQRAGGNVGEYLSPLEVIVTPEMDLLTAARAFLECDFACLPVLDEDRLVGRITRHDVLCGLEKWATEINRERAGRLTKTPDHERPSAMGEIQKVAASHTREQLSQIFRKH; this comes from the coding sequence ATGGCGAAGACACCAATTGTGCGGAAGTACATGAAGAAAGCCTCCAAGACCTTTCGCGAGAACGAGGAGATGGCCCCGTGCATGAGCATCCTCGCTCGTTCATCATTTGCCGCGATTCCGGTGGTCAATGACGACGGTGAGGTGGTAGGACTGCTCACCGAAAAAGACGTCATACGTACCATCATCAACTGGGCATACGATCAACGAGCCGGCGGCAATGTGGGCGAGTACCTGTCACCCCTCGAGGTCATCGTGACACCCGAGATGGACCTTTTGACCGCGGCACGGGCGTTTCTCGAGTGCGACTTCGCCTGTCTTCCGGTCTTGGATGAGGACAGGCTCGTTGGTCGTATCACGCGACACGATGTCCTCTGTGGGCTCGAGAAGTGGGCCACCGAAATCAACCGGGAACGTGCCGGGCGCCTCACGAAAACTCCTGATCACGAGCGCCCGTCGGCGATGGGTGAAATCCAAAAGGTGGCTGCGTCCCACACGAGAGAGCAGCTGTCGCAGATCTTCAGAAAGCACTGA